One window of Manihot esculenta cultivar AM560-2 chromosome 17, M.esculenta_v8, whole genome shotgun sequence genomic DNA carries:
- the LOC110604495 gene encoding uncharacterized protein LOC110604495 isoform X1, whose protein sequence is MSWLHESHLTNKMENRPNLNATGTQDSDIMKPLEQKERFRSRNDMMTRRLKNRERQRRYRARKRLEADMEKSSVTNQSSIPQGELEINGNHNNYITRVYCKRNWKKDARRAHTCKSLQEASAAVISGVTLNSESQTHSLVPEVAIQPLIERKSHSENSLSMSGETKTSLGRRDWKAEARRKKN, encoded by the exons ATGAGTTGGCTGCATGAG TCGCACTTAACAAACAAAATGGAGAACAGGCCAAATCTGAATGCAACTGGAACACAAGATAGTGATATTATGAAGCCTCTGGAACAAAAAGAGAGGTTTAGGAGCCGTAACGATATGATGACTCGTCGTCTAAAGAACCGAGAACGGCAACGTAGGTACAGGGCCCGAAAACGCCTTGAAGCAGATATGGAAAAATCTTCTGTCACAAACCAGTCATCTATACCACAAGGGGAACTGGAAATTAATGGAAACCATAACAATTACATTACCCGTGTTTATTGTaaaagaaattggaaaaaagATGCAAGAAGAGCTCATACATGTAAAAGTTTACAAGAAGCAAGTGCAGCTGTTATTTCTGGTGTGACCTTAAATAGTGAAAGTCAGACACACTCTTTGGTCCCTGAAGTAGCAATACAACCACTCATAGAGAGGAAAAGCCATTCAGAGAATTCTCTTAGCATGTCAGGTGAAACAAAAACCAGTCTTGGTAGAAGAGATTGGAAGGCTGAagcaagaagaaagaaaaactaA
- the LOC110604495 gene encoding uncharacterized protein LOC110604495 isoform X2, with protein MENRPNLNATGTQDSDIMKPLEQKERFRSRNDMMTRRLKNRERQRRYRARKRLEADMEKSSVTNQSSIPQGELEINGNHNNYITRVYCKRNWKKDARRAHTCKSLQEASAAVISGVTLNSESQTHSLVPEVAIQPLIERKSHSENSLSMSGETKTSLGRRDWKAEARRKKN; from the coding sequence ATGGAGAACAGGCCAAATCTGAATGCAACTGGAACACAAGATAGTGATATTATGAAGCCTCTGGAACAAAAAGAGAGGTTTAGGAGCCGTAACGATATGATGACTCGTCGTCTAAAGAACCGAGAACGGCAACGTAGGTACAGGGCCCGAAAACGCCTTGAAGCAGATATGGAAAAATCTTCTGTCACAAACCAGTCATCTATACCACAAGGGGAACTGGAAATTAATGGAAACCATAACAATTACATTACCCGTGTTTATTGTaaaagaaattggaaaaaagATGCAAGAAGAGCTCATACATGTAAAAGTTTACAAGAAGCAAGTGCAGCTGTTATTTCTGGTGTGACCTTAAATAGTGAAAGTCAGACACACTCTTTGGTCCCTGAAGTAGCAATACAACCACTCATAGAGAGGAAAAGCCATTCAGAGAATTCTCTTAGCATGTCAGGTGAAACAAAAACCAGTCTTGGTAGAAGAGATTGGAAGGCTGAagcaagaagaaagaaaaactaA